In a genomic window of Littorina saxatilis isolate snail1 linkage group LG6, US_GU_Lsax_2.0, whole genome shotgun sequence:
- the LOC138968992 gene encoding large neutral amino acids transporter small subunit 1-like, with protein MEQRNRTTPTHSRPTQVPTKSWTASSSPSASTSSSSSSSLPTTLSSSPSVRVTTERVELKQQINLFSCVSIIMGIIIGSGIFVSPVGILSNVRSVGMSCVMWAVCGVYSLLCALCFAELGATFPESGGEYLYIMRAFGDLPAFLCLWVNFIIINPVGQAASSLIFAVYILRPMFPNCDAPEEATRIIAALIMALLTSINCLNVKWATKIQGAITASKLIALLIIIIIGFVWLAKGRVENLQNAFEGSDYSGGAIAVAFYSGFWAFGGWNYLNFLTAEVINPHKNLPLAIVISMVIITLVYLTANVAYFAVLTPADMLQSSAVAVTFAERTVMVLAYVMPVLIAVSVAGGINGSVLSMSRLFFVGARYNHLPKCISMITVKSLTPAPSLIAVLLLTLLMQIFGDIFFLIEMMGFGFANVLTVVLAGLIKIRLQEPNLHRPIKLPLVLPIFLIIMSLAILFMTVYRKPYESGICLALIMSGVPLYIVGIAWDKPYAIQSKIEKITTFLQKLMMIVPEETDEILRQQRIHDDDADADISSPD; from the exons ATGGAGCAAAGAAATCGCACCACCCCCACACACTCAAGACCAACACAAGTTCCCACAAAATCATGGACCGCCTCCTCCTCCCCGTCCgcctccacctcctcctcctcctcttcctccttgcCGACGACGCTGAGCAGCTCTCCCTCAGTGCGCGTGACGACGGAGCGCGTGGAGCTGAAGCAGCAGATCAACCTCTTCAGCTGCGTCTCCATCATCATGGGCATTATCATCGGGTCGGGCATCTTCGTGTCCCCGGTGGGCATTCTGTCCAACGTGCGTTCCGTGGGCATGTCGTGCGTCATGTGGGCCGTTTGCGGCGTCTACTCTCTCCTCTGCGCGCTGTGCTTCGCGGAGCTGGGCGCCACCTTTCCCGAGTCGGGCGGGGAGTACCTGTACATCATGCGTGCCTTCGGTGACCTGCCGGCCTTCCTGTGTCTGTGGGtcaacttcatcatcatcaacccCGTGGGCCAGGCCGCCTCCAGCCTCATCTTCGCCGTCTACATCCTCAGGCCCATGTTCCCCAACTGCGACGCGCCCGAGGAGGCCACACGGATCATCGCTGCTCTCATCATGG CCCTGCTGACCAGCATCAACTGTCTGAACGTGAAGTGGGCCACCAAGATCCAGGGCGCGATCACTGCCAGCAAACTCATCGCCCTcctcatcataatcatcatcggCTTCGTCTGGCTAGCCAAAG gcAGAGTGGAGAACCTACAGAACGCCTTCGAGGGCAGCGACTACAGCGGGGGAGCCATCGCTGTGGCTTTCTACTCCGGCTTCTGGGCCTTTGGGGGATG GAACTACCTCAACTTTCTAACAGCTGAAGTAATCAATCCACACAa AAATCTACCTTTGGCCATCGTTATATCCATGGTGATCATCACTCTAGTGTATCTGACGGCCAACGTGGCTTACTTCGCCGTTCTCACTCCTGCGGACATGCTGCAGTCCTCTGCCGTGGCTGTG acatTCGCGGAGCGGACAGTGATGGTGTTAGCCTACGTGATGCCCGTGCTCATAGCAGTGTCTGTAGCCGGGGGCATCAATGGATCTGTGCTCTCCATGTCCAG ATTGTTCTTCGTTGGTGCGCGCTACAACCACTTACCAAAGTGTATATCAATGATCACAGTAAAGAGTCTCACTCCCGCGCCCTCCCTTATTGCTGTG CTGTTGTTGACACTACTGATGCAGATATTCGGAGATATTTTTTTCCTGATCGAGATGATGGGCTTCGGCTTCGCCAACGTGCTGACAGTAGTGCTGGCCGGCTTGATCAAGATACGACTCCAGGAACCTAACTTGCACAGACCCATCAAG CTCCCTCTGGTTCTACCCATCTTCCTGATTATAATGAGCTTGGCCATCCTCTTCATGACGGTGTACCGTAAACCTTACGAAAGTGGTATCTGCCTGGCACTCATCATGTCAGGTGTGCCACTCTACATCGTTGGGATTGCGTGGGACAAACCGTACGCCATTCAGAGCAAGATAG AGAAAATCACGACCTTTCTACAGAAGTTGATGATGATCGTTCCCGAGGAAACGGATGAAATTCTACGACAGCAAAGAATTCATGATGATGATGCCGACGCAGATATTTCATCCCCAGATTAG